A single window of Betta splendens chromosome 11, fBetSpl5.4, whole genome shotgun sequence DNA harbors:
- the cica gene encoding protein capicua homolog isoform X2 — MKPIKKQGRRSPPSTRAKGGKRRGAGDASEGGEKRDSDENRDRSRSPQSRTPSSAFSSNSHSESPQADPVRTRDPSDGEGFHREGSSEASASLMMDSGKLLTASDDISGRPAASGGSHSDSGGSSCSNSSAPSASSSPNPSSNRKTATFKVRVPKKKYTSEHCSAVGNHSNPASSTPSPLSLSGGVLNHGSTGSGSDANSQSRSLMDDFHNRTTCRDRPHDGSPGPPNLLLGGERERPGGDEGVRDLERVSPSPLPRCSSTDTASEHSADLEVVGMQMSAHAQSSLPDALSDALAKGLKNQRVLARQLRRKGDKEAEGERRHEMASSDLVFRAGVVRKVSGEYGSLEVQLNGEKTMCRYPYRHDSPPGVVDIILDAPPPGVHPIPIGTRVCVPFGNEEGSESQWQWYREGVVTQVDTHPAVANRYRVLLSEERPHSMDEDGDSRGAATQAVWVSRQTLRLLVPPWDLDLPSGGGRESEEGVRDKEREREDREEVDVEQEVYRLSRGLSPGVASVLGRGMPFPGMIPVSSTSGHSITTPVTPASVLSLAPGREWEMDKDLERERDLQRKQERERERERERENSAKQQQQQQQQQQPPHHSYMPLTPEEDMEVSHFNMVPVGAMIPGAKPISVPPHRHIVSKPPSGYLNPHLSVVRSLGIHTAHLTLNPNPPQSPVLLGLDPVGTVLTTPQLPPLPPISSSTAPSARVEKSSGGGSNGGAGGGGGSGSGSTSSSSSRSRTPLTAAQQKYKKGDVVCTPTGIRKKFNGKQWRRLCSREGCSKESQRRGYCSRHLSMRTKEMEASGGGRERGGASSTGTLTPSDLRMSGGRASTEFDWDETSRESSEASSRGGDSRPRLVLPSLLPQDLSRFDFDECEAATMLVSLGSSRSGTPSYSPISNQSPFSPTPSPSPSPLFGFRPANFSPITAPPQRRHRQLSGTKIGTPGVERERHLSGIVPTFQTSLTFTVPMSPSKRKLETHPPPPLPTVQDYQNKSEQQQLIGEAAQGHSPAAFRVLSPQSQPTTPSFPRPRSATSRPPSSAASTPPPMLVSPTPPSPLPQEPSPRRIGPLRDSPVIVRNPDVPLAKFSDGPFGRRDRSRSREHSQPQHAAPPGLQAPVPINGATNGAVLLRNPASTLFLVTSSSSLTPATAGHTALSSPSNPGAMSTSSVSVLSSSGSGGRERERKPEGHQDTSGGALPQPVACHPTPTALLPLILPAESPHPAPRKQIIMGRPGTVWTNVEPRSVPVFPWHSLVPFLEPSQSGAAAQPADGQQLVNQSKEPRCGVALVSEGRTGPPDLERGSPSRPPPTNDNPPTDRGGADSETESDTDDPFSPGVANDPAPSTGPIKRRTQSLSALPKDGDRKREKDHIRRPMNAFMIFSKRHRALVHQRHPNQDNRTVSKILGEWWYALGPNEKQQYHDLAFQVKEAHFRAHPDWKWCNKDRRKSLSEGRGTPKEPRQRSMSESIDPLSEAQVVEGKGAGPMWPGASERRGAPFAGQHSRPRAFSQSAVHTLEQRERERDMEKEDRASLFRNRPPPSVYQGGASDDVTSDEERMVICEEGDDDVMEDSCPEGSIDLKCKERVTDSDEDEPDGQHGFQPVARSSLPPSSSSSSPSIPPSDSASAKGNVGGGAEDRTDRKRKRGADTGEERSRGGVHTEELSAGGGGQGASSLSITDSSSSSQTPVTQQVLGGVRMAPTMVTNVVQPIASKPVDSAITVSPLPQDKKATLLIGAGGAQQLPITAGVQTQSKMLVPMATVRTGSTPPHPSISLVAPPLPVQNGPATGNKIIQIAPLPVVQTSVHHSGTAPVHPGSPFPVSVATVMAHGAAPPQTVLLTSPPTRITYVQSGPGVTTATPQQATAAPGSAYLPSALATLGFTAIAPAGPALVQPIVGQSPLLAPAPPLSCQSQTPPGQASATAGRQVLTAIYPAPTVALATGVVPTSMPPAVAAPAQDMTNPSSPLAPGVQGSAAATAQSSRAVEVEPKVEVKREKQLDAQSEDEEQGVSEASYSSGAVTVKKEEDISLHIKEENGREAGLCREKLNEMDTEQERLMMESSEKQRGNESDTEDHSTGDSSKEAGPPSPPPPPSGLDPPPPPSAEREPTSSSKKTKFRPPPLKKTPDPPDKVLSGTYFEARFAELPEFNPEEVLPSPTLQSLATSPRSILASYRKKRRNSTETELTAEDPSSPRRRTRRLSSCSSEPNTPKSAAKCEGEIFTFDRAGTEGEDLLGDLDRAPHSSLRRTLDQRRALVMQLFHEHGFFPSAQATAAFQARYSDTFPTKVCLQLKIREVRQKIMQTATPGTFESGVLAEAYSTPSHSASFNQSPREDGGAEQQGDKGWSPEEPKSEGS; from the exons ATGAAGCCGATAAAAAAGCAGGGCCGGcgttctcctccctccacccgggCAAAGGGGGGGAAGCGGCGTGGAGCCGGGGATGCctcagaaggaggagagaagagagactCGGATGAGAACAGAGACAGAAGCAGGTCCCCACAAAGTCGAACTCCATCGTCTGCTTTTTCTTCTAATTCACACTCAGAGTCccctcaggcagatccagtaaGGACACGGGACCCTTCTGACGGGGAGGGCTTTCACAGAGAAGGGTCGTCAGAAGCATCCGCGTCACTTATGATGGACTCTGGGAAATTATTGACAGCCTCAGATGACATATCAGGGAGGCCAGCTGCGAGCGGCGGCAGCCACAGTGACAGCGGTGGTAGCAGTTGTAGTAACAGTAGTGCACCGAGCGCCAGCAGCAGCCCAAACCCCTCCTCTAACCGGAAAACAGCCACCTTCAAGGTCCGCGTTCCCAAGAAGAAGTACACGTCAGAACACTGTTCTGCTGTCGGTAACCATAGCAACCCAGCCTCCAGCACTCCCTCGCCACTTTCTTTGAGTGGCGGGGTCCTCAATCATGGGTCAACGGGTTCAGGAAGTGATGCCAACAGTCAGAGTCGGAGTCTGATGGACGATTTCCACAACAGGACCACTTGCAGGGACAGACCTCATGACGGCTCCCCAGGCCCCCCCAACCTGTTGctgggaggggagagggaaaGGCCTGGGGGAGATGAAGGGGTCAGAGACTTGGAGCGAGTGTCCCCCAGTCCCCTACCCCGCtgttcctccacagacacagccaGCGAGCACTCGGCCGACCTGGAGGTAGTGGGCATGCAGATGTCTGCACACGCACAGTCTAGCCTCCCTGATGCACTGTCCGATGCTCTGGCCAAAGGGCTGAAGAATCAGCGCGTCCTCGCCCGCCAGCTCAGGAGAAAAGGCGACAAGGAGGCAGAAGGCGAAAGGAGACATGAAATGGCGAGTTCAGACTTGGTGTTCCGGGCTGGGGTTGTCCGTAAGGTTAGTGGGGAATATGGAAGCTTGGAGGTACAACTCAATGGGGAGAAGACGATGTGTCGTTACCCATATCGACATGACAGCCCCCCGGGGGTGGTGGACATCATCCTAGATGCCCCTCCTCCCGGTGTCCATCCAATTCCTATTGGAACTCGTGTCTGCGTCCCATTTGGCAACGAGGAGGGCAGTGAGAGCCAGTGGCAGTGGTACAGAGAGGGTGTTGTGACCCAGGTGGACACGCACCCTGCTGTGGCCAACCGCTACCGTGTTTTACTGTCTGAGGAAAGGCCGCACTCTATGGATGAGGACGGCGACAGCAGGGGGGCGGCTACCCAGGCAGTGTGGGTCTCAAGACAAACACTTCGGCTTCTGGTGCCGCCTTGGGACCTGGATTTGCCCTCTGGTGGAGGACGCGAGAGTGAAGAGGGAGTCAGAGATAAAGAAAGGGAGCGAGaagacagggaggaggtggatgtgGAGCAGGAGGTTTATCGTTTGAGTCGGGGGCTGAGCCCGGGAGTGGCATCGGTCCTGGGGAGAGGAATGCCCTTCCCTGGCATGATCCCTGTTTCCTCCACATCAGGTCATAGCATTACCACTCCAGTAACACCAGCATCAGTCCTCAGCCTTGCTCCTGGACGAGAGTGGGAAATGGACAAGGATttggagagggagcgggacctccagagaaaacaggaacgAGAGCGggaaagagagcgagaaaggGAGAACAgcgcaaagcagcagcagcagcagcagcagcagcagcagcctccacaccACTCGTACATGCCACTCACCCCTGAAGAAGACATGGAGGTATCCCACTTTAACATGGTCCCAGTGGGGGCAATGATACCCGGGGCCAAACCAATTTCAGTTCCCCCACACCGCCACATCGTTTCCAAGCCTCCTTCTGGCTACCTCAATCCCCACCTCTCCGTGGTGCGGAGCCTCGGTATCCACACTGCCCACCTGACCTTGAACCCCAACCCCCCCCAGTCACCGGTCTTGTTAGGCCTTGACCCAGTTGGCACTGTCCTTACCACACCCcagctccctcctctgcctcctatTTCTTCTTCTACTGCACCCTCTGCCAGAGTAGAAAAGTCCTCAGGAGGAGGTTCCAacggaggagcaggtggtggtggaggatcTGGCTCAGgttcaacctcctcctcctcttcacgcTCTCGTACCCCACTAACAGCTGCCCAGCAAAAGTACAAGAAGGGAGACGTGGTGTGCACGCCAACAGGCATCCGAAAGAAGTTCAAtgggaagcagtggaggagactGTGCTCCAGGGAGGGCTGCTCCAAGGAGTCCCAGCGTCGGGGATACTGCTCCAGACACCTCTCAATGAGGACCAAAGAGATGGAAGCCAGCGGAGGCGGCCGGGAGCGGGGTGGAGCCAGCAGCACAGGGACCCTGACGCCCTCTGACCTCCGAATGAGTGGCGGCAGAGCCAGCACAGAGTTTGACTGGGACGAGACGTCACGGGAAAGCAGCGAAGCCAGCAGTCGAGGGGGAGATTCCCGTCCCCGCCTCGTGCTTCCCTCTCTGCTCCCCCAGGACCTCTCTCGTTTCGATTTTGATGAGTGTGAGGCAGCAACTATGTTGGTCTCCCTTGGGAGCTCCCGCTCAGGCACACCCTCATATTCGCCTATTTCCAACCAGTCGCCGTTTTCCCCCACGCCATCGCCTTCTCCATCCCCCCTGTTCGGCTTCCGCCCTGCCAACTTCAGCCCCATTACGGCTCCGCCCCAACGCCGCCATCGCCAGCTTAGTGGCACAAAGATTGGAACACCAGGTGTCGAACGAGAGCGTCACCTGTCTGGGATTGTGCCCACATTTCAGACCAGCCTCACTTTTACAGTCCCCATGAGCCCCAgcaagaggaagctggagacccacccacctcctcctttgCCTACAGTCCAGGACTACCAGAACAAAtcagaacaacagcagctgataGGAGAGGCTGCCCAGGGCCACAGCCCCGCTGCCTTTAGAGTTCTCTCCCCACAGAGTcagcccaccaccccctccttcccccGACCCCGTAGTGCCACCAGTAGACcaccttcctctgctgcctccacacCACCACCCATGCTGGTCTCTcccactcctccctcccctctcccccaaGAACCTTCGCCACGTCGCATCGGGCCACTTCGGGATTCCCCAGTCATTGTCCGCAACCCAGACGTCCCTCTAGCCAAGTTCTCTGATGGCCCATTTGGAAGAAGAGACAGAAGCAGGTCTAGAGAGCATAGCCAACCCCAACATGCAGCTCCACCGGGCTTGCAGGCCCCCGTCCCCATCAATGGAGCCACCAATGGAGCGGTTCTCCTGCGCAACCCTGCATCCACTCTTTTCTTAGTCACCTCCAGCTCA TCGCTGACTCCAGCCACAGCAGGCCACACTGCACTGTCCAGCCCCTCCAATCCTGGAGCGATGTCCACCTCGTCAGTCTCAGTGCTGTCGTCCTCTGGCTCtggaggaagggagagggagCGGAAACCGGAGGGACACCAGGACACCTCTGGTGGAGCGCTGCCACAGCCTGTAGCCTGTCACCCCACGCCGACCGCCCTGCTGCCACTCATACTACCAGCGGAGTCGCCGCATCCTGCTCCACGCAAGCAAATCATCATGGGACGTCCAGGGACCG TTTGGACCAACGTGGAGCCGCGCTCGGTGCCAGTGTTCCCTTGGCATTCGCTCGTCCCTTTCCTGGAGCCCAGCCAATCAGGAGCGGCCGCTCAGCCTGCTGATGGTCAACAGCTTGTCAATCAGAGCAAAG AGCCTCGTTGCGGCGTCGCTCTGGTGAGCGAAGGCCGAACCGGGCCTCCGGACCTGGAGAGGGGCTCGCCGTCGCGCCCCCCCCCAACCAACGACAATCCCCCCACCGACAGGGGCGGCGCTGACAGCGAGACGGAGAGCGACACCGATGACCC GTTCTCGCCGGGCGTGGCCAATGACCCAGCGCCCTCCACTGGTCCCATCAAGAGGCGCACACAGTCTCTGAGCGCACTGCCCAAGGACGGCGACAGGAAG AGGGAGAAGGACCACATCCGCCGCCCCATGAATGCATTCATGATCTTCAGCAAACGCCACCGGGCTCTGGTGCACCAGCGCCATCCCAACCAAGACAACCGGACAGTCAGCAAGATCCTGGGGGAGTGGTGGTACGCTCTGGGGCCCAACGAGAAGCAGCAGTACCACGACCTGGCCTTTCAG GTGAAGGAGGCCCATTTCAGAGCCCATCCAGACTGGAAGTGGTGCAACAAGGACCGCAGGAAGTCGCTGTCAGAGGGCCGCGGAACCCCAAAGGAGCCACGGCAGAGGAGCATGTCCGAGAGCAtag ACCCGCTCTCAGAGGCGCAGGTGGTGGAGGGGAAGGGAGCGGGTCCGATGTGGCCGGGGGCATCGGAGCGCCGCGGAGCGCCGTTCGCAGGGCAGCACTCGCGCCCCCGAGCTTTTTCCCAGAGTGCCGTGCACACcttggagcagagggagagggagcgagacaTGGAGAAG GAGGACAGAGCGAGTCTGTTTCGTAACAGGCCCCCCCCCTCCGTGTACCAGGGCGGGGCCAGCGACGACGTGACCAGCGATGAAGAGCGCATGGTCATCTGTGAAGAGGGTGACGATGATGTCATGG AGGATTCATGTCCCGAAGGCTCCATTGACCTCAAGTGCAAAGAGAGAGTgacagacagtgatgaagatgaacCAGATGGACAG CATGGCTTCCAGCCAGTCGCTcgttcctctctccccccctcctcctcctcctcctctccctccatccctccgtcTGACTCCGCCTCAGCTAAAGGAAATGTGGGAGGGGGTGCTgaggacaggacagacagaaagagaaagcgAGGCGCCGAcacgggagaggagaggagcaggggaggagtccacacagaggagctctcagcaggtggaggcgggCAGGGTGCGTCCTCTCTGTCCATCACAGACTCCTCATCCAGCAGCCAGACGCCGGTCACCCAGCAGGTCCTCGGTGGAGTCCGCATGGCTCCCACCATGGTCACCAACGTGGTACAACCCATCGCCAGCAAGCCAGTGGATTCAGCCATCACCGTCAGCCCCCTGCCTCAGGACAAGAAAGCCACTCTCCTGATTGGTGCAGGCGGAGCGCAGCAGCTGCCAATCACTGCAGGGG TCCAAACCCAGAGCAAGATGTTGGTTCCCATGGCAACAGTGAGAACAGGGTCTACTCCCCCTCATCCTTCCATTTCCCTGGTGGCCCCGCCTCTTCCTGTGCAGAACGGCCCTGCCACAGGAAACAAG ATCATCCAGATCGCGCCCTTGCCTGTGGTCCAGACCAGCGTTCACCACAGCGGCACGGCACCAGTACATCCTGGGAGCCCCTTTCCTGTTTCCGTGGCAACAGTAATGGCTCACGGTGCTGCGCCCCCACAGACCGTGCTCCTGACCTCTCCGCCCACCAG GATCACCTATGTCCAGTCCGGTCCAGGAGTTACCACAGCAACGCCCCAACAGGCGACGGCCGCCCCAGGCTCCGCGTATCTCCCATCAGCGCTGGCGACTCTGGGCTTCACCGCCATCGCTCCGGCCGGACCAGCCCTCGTCCAGCCAATCGTTGGCCAGTCGCCACTGCTGGCACCAGCCCCGCCcctgagctgtcagtcacagactCCGCCTGGCCAGGCCTCGGCAACCGCTGGTCGTCag GTCCTCACTGCCATTTACCCTGCGCCAACTGTTGCACTGGCTACTGGTGTGGTGCCCACATCCATGCCTCCTGCTGTGGCAGCCCCAGCCCAGGACATGACAAACCCATCCTCCCCGTTGGCACCAGGAGTGCAGGGTTCAGCAGCGGCGACCgctcagtccagccgagccgTGGAGGTGGAGCccaaggtggaggtgaagaggGAGAAGCAGCTGGACGCTcagagtgaggatgaggagcagggagTTTCAGAGGCCAGCTATTCCAGCGGCGCTGTGACAG taaaaaaagaagaggacaTCAGTCTGCACATCAAAGAGGAAAATGGGAGAGAAGCGGGACTTTGCAGAGAGAAGCTAAATGAGATGGATACGGAGCAGGAGAGATTGATGATGGAGAGCAGTGAAAAGCAGAGAGGCAACgagtcagacacagaggacCACAGCACGGGGGACAGCAGCAAAGAG GCTGgacctccttcccctcctccacccccctcaGGTTTGgacccccctccacctccctctgcGGAACGAGAGCCAACCTCTTCCTCAAAGAAGACCAAGTTTCGACCCCCACCACTGAAGAAGACACCCGACCCTCCGGACAA